The Anaeromyxobacter sp. Fw109-5 genomic interval GCTGCTGCGTGCCCGCCTCCCGGAGCTGGACCTTGAGGCGGTGCCCGACGTCCGCGCCAGGGAGGGACGCTGGTCGCTGGCGGAGATCCTCACGGGGGTCCTTCTCGGCATCGTGGCCGGGGCGCGGAGCTTGGCCGAGGCCGAGGAGCTGACCGACGGGATGAGCCCCGCGGCACGCCGGCTCGCCAGCGTGCCACGACGGCTTCCGGACACCACGGCGCGCGACGCGCTCTGCGCCGTGCCGCTCGACGGGCTTCGCGCGGCGCTGCACCGGCTCGTGCGGGCCGCGTGGCGCCGCAAAGCGCTCACGCCGGTGGACCTGCCGGTCGGGGTGGTCGCGCTCGACGGCAAGGTCACGGCGTTGCCGACGCTGAACCATCCGCTCATCCAGAACCAGCACCCCGACGTCGGGCTGCCCTACGGCCTCGCCCGCACGGTCACCTGCGCGCTCGTCTCGGCGCCGGGGCGGCCGTGCATCGACGCGGTCCCGATCCCGGCGGAGACGAACGAGGCGGGTCACTTCCAGCACGTCCTCGCGGGCCTCGTTGAGACCTACGGCGCGTTGTTCCAGGTGGTGACCTACGACGCGGGCGCGCTGTCCGAAGCCAACGGCGCTGCGGTAGTCGCGGCGGGCAAGGACTACGTGTTCGCCCTAAAGAACGATCACTTCACGATGGTGAAGCTCGCGACCGAGCTGCTCGACCCGCACGAGATCGCGGCGCGGCGCGAGGACGTCCTCGACAACGCGACGACGGCAACGCGCGAGATCCAGATCCTCGCCGTGGACCCGAGCCACGGATACGGCGCGGGCAAAGGGCCCGAGGAGTCGGTCTGGTCGCATGCGAGGACCTTCCTGCGCGTGACCTCGACGGTGCGCCGCTCCGGCGTCGTGATCGAGCGTGACAGTCGGCTCTTCGTGTCGAGCCGAGCGGCCGACCAGCTCACGCCGGACCAGTGGCTCCAGGTCGTCCGCGCGCACTGGGGTGTCGAGAACAACAACCACCACACGCTCGACACCGCCTTCGCCGAGGACGAGCGGCCGTGGATCGCCGCCGACGCGAACGGCATGCTGGCGGTGCTCCTGCTCCGCCGCATCGCGTACACGCTGCTCGCGCTCTTCCGGGCGGTGACGCTCCGCTCGGACGACCACCGCGCGATGCGCTGGCTCGCCCTGCTGCGCTGGGTGCGCGACGCGCTCATCGTCCTCTCCGCGGAGCACGTCGAGAACCTGCGTCTTCGCTCGCTCGCCGTCGCCACACGCTGACATCGCCGGGCTCCTACCCGCGGCGAGCGAACATCGAAGGGACCTGAGGGCGGGCGGCGGGCGCGTCGGCGCCGGCCGGCTGCGGCCGCTGCTTGCCTCGACGTCCAGGCCGACCGCCGGCCCGGCACCCCGGAACGAGAGCCTAACCCTGGGATCGGCGTGACCGATCAGGTCTGAGCGGGGCCGGGGCAGGCTGGACCCGTGTCGGACCGCCCTGCTAGGTTGCACCTCCCTGAACGTATGTCCCGGCGTTACCAGCTCAAATCCGCCGCCCCGCCGGCGCGCGCCCTCAACTACCAGGGGCTGCTCAACGACCAGCAGATCGCCGTCGTCGAGGCGGGCGACGGGCCGATCCTGGTGGTCGCCGGCGCGGGCTCCGGCAAGACGCGCACGCTCACCTGGCGCGTGGCGCGGCTGCTCGCGGAGGGCGCCTCTCCCGAGTCGATCCTCCTCCTCACGTTCACGAACAAGGCGGCGCAGGAGATGCTCCGCCGCGTCGGGGAGGTCTGCCGGCTCGACACCCGTCAGATCACGGGCGGAACCTTCCACCACGTCGCCCACCAGCTCCTGCGCGAGCACGGGGGAGAGCTCGGCTACCGCAAGGGCTACTCGATCCTCGACCGCGAGGACTCGAGCGACGTCATGAGCGCCGCCATCGCCGACTGCGGCCTCGCCGTCGGCGCGCGCCGCTTCCCCAAGGCGGACGTGCTCATCGACCTCGTGTCGATGGCGGTGAACACCCAGACGCCGCTCGCCGACGTCCTCGCCGACCGCCGCCCGCAGTTCGTCCCGCTCACCGACGACGTCCTGCGCGTCGCGCGCCGCTACGCCGAGCGGAAGCACGAGCTGAACGCGATGGACTTCGACGACCTGCTCCTCAACTGGAAGATCCTGCTGGCCGAGCGCGAGGCGGTCCGGCGGGCGGTCGCGGGCCGCTACCGTCACGTGCTCGTGGACGAGTACCAGGACACGAACCGGCTGCAGGGCGACGTGGTGGACCTCGTCGCGGGCGAGCACCGCAACCTCTGCGTGGTCGGCGACGACGCGCAGAGCATCTACGCCTTCCGGGGCGCGCACTTCGCGAACATCCTCGAGTTCGAGAAGCGCTACCCCGACGCGCGCCGCTACGACCTGACCGTCAACTACCGCTCCACCCCGCAGATCCTCGGGCTCGCGAACGCCTCCATCGCGGCGAACGTGCGGCAGTTCGAGAAGGAGCTCACGAGCGTCCGCCCCGACGGCACGCTCCCGGCGGTGGTGCCCTGCCGCGAGGTCCAGCAGCAGGCGGCGTTCGTCGCGCAGCGCGTCCTCGAGCTGCGCGACGAGGGCATCCCGCTGCCGGAGATCGCCGTCCTCTATCGCGCCCACCACCACGCGATGGAGATCCAGTTCGAGCTGGCGCGCCGCGGCATCCCCTTCGTGGTGCGGAGCGGGGTGCGCTTCTTCGAGGCGGCGCACGTGAAGGACGTCCTCGCCCACCTGCGCTTCGTGCGGAACCCCGGCGACGAGCTCGCCCTGAAGCGCTGCCTCAAGATCACGCCCGGCGTCGGCACGGCCACCGCGGAGGGGGTCTGGAACGCGTTCCTCGCCCGGCGGCAGCGGGGGGCCGGCACCGTGGACGAGCTCCTCGCGCCGGACGTGGCCTCTCACGTCCCGCCGAAGGGGCGCGCCGGCTACCGCAAGCTCGCGGAGCTGCTGCGCGCCCTCTCTCGCAAGCCCACCGCCGAGCTGCCCGGAGAGGCGATCGAGAAGGTCATCGAGGGCGGCTACGAGGACTACCTCCGCGCCGAGTTCCTGAACGCCGACTCGCGCGTGGAGGACCTCCGCCAGCTCGCCGAGTACGCGCGCGGCTACGAGGACACGGAGACCTTCCTCGCCGAGATCTCGCTCCTCACCGAGCTCACGGCCGAGACGGTGTCGGAGGGAGGCGACCCCGACGAGAAGATGGTCCTCTCGTCGGTGCACCAGGCGAAGGGCCTGGAGTGGCGCGCCGTGTTCGTGGTGTGGCTGTCCGACGGGCGCTTCCCCTCGGCGCAGGCGCTCAAGGATCGGGACGGCGAGGAGGAGGAGCGGCGCCTGTTCTACGTCGCGTGCACGCGCGCGAAGGACGAGCTGTACCTCACGTATCCCATCCTCGCCGCGCCCCGCGATCGTGAGCGCGTGGTGATGAAGGCGTCGCGCTTCGTGGAGGAGCTCCCCGGAGAGCCGGAGCTGTTCGAGCGCTGGCAGCTCGACGAGCCCGGCGCGGCGGCGCCCGCCCTCGGCGCCGCCCCCGCGCCCTCCGGGCAGCTCCCTCCCCGCGACGCGCGGGTGGTGCCGGCGCTCTTCGGCGCGCCGACGCCCGGCGAGCGGCCGCGGCTCGGGGCTCCCGGAATCGACGCGCGCGAGCTGCCTCCCGCGAACGACGACCCCGGGGACGGGGACGACGTGCCCTTCTAGATTCGTGCTAAGGATCCGGGCACATGGCCGCCGCCCGTGAGAAGCCCGTCCTCGGCATCGACCTCGGCACCACGAACGCCTGCGTCGCCCACGTCCGCAGCCGCATCCCCAAGGTCGTCCCGACCGATCGCGGCAACCTCATCCTGCCGACCGTGGTCGCGCTCTCGGACCGGGGCGACCTCCTCGTCGGCAACGTGGCCAAGGATCAGCTGGTCACGAACCCGAAGAACACCATCTACGGGGCGAAGCGGCTCATCGGGCGCAAGTGGAGCTCGAGGGTGGTGCAGGAGCTGCGCAACTACTACTCGTACGACATCGTCGAGGGCCCGAACGGCGACGCGGCGGTGATGCTCGGCGGCGAGGTGCGCACGCTCCCCGAGATCTCCGCGATGGTGCTCGCGCACGTCCGCAAGATCGCGGGGCAGTTCCTGCAGAAGGACGTCGACGAGGCGGTCATCTCGGTGCCGGCCTACTACTCGGACGCGCAGCGGCAGGCGGTCCGCGAGGCGGGGAAGCTCGCCGGGTTCGAGGTGAGACGCATCGTCAATGAACCGACCGCGGCCGCGCTCGCCTACGGCTTCGGCCGCGCGCTCGATCAGAAGATCCTCGTCTACGACCTGGGCGGCGGCACCTTCGACGTCTCGGTACTGCAGCTCCAGGGGAACGTCTTCGAGGTGCTGGCGACCGGGGGCGACACCTTCCTCGGCGGCGTCGACTTCGACAACCGCATCATCGACTACGTCCTCGAGGACTTCTGGCGGCAGCACAAGATCGACCTCGCCGGCTCTCCCATCGCCATGCAGCGGGTGAAGAAGGGCGCCGAGGCGGCCAAGATCGACCTGTCGCTCATCCCGAACGTCACGATCGACCTGCCCTTCATCGAGGAGAAGAAGGGCCGCCCCCTCGACGTGCGGGTGCCGCTCTCGCGGCAGCAGCTCGACGACCTCTGCCTGGATCTGGTGGACCGGACGTTCGAGATCTGCGACCAGGTGCTGGCGGAGAAGCGGCTCCGGCCGCAGGACATCGACGAGATCATCCTCGTCGGCGGGCAGAGCCGGATGCCGCTCGTGCAGCAGAAGATCCAGCAGCACTTCGGCAAGCCGCCGCGCAAGGGCGTCCACCCCGACGAGTGCGTCGCGCTGGGCGCGGCGATCCTGGGCGACTCGCTCGGGCAGATCGACTCGGTGACGCTCGTGGACGTGCTCTCCATGCCGATCGGCATCGCCACGCCGCAGAGCCTGTTCCGGCGCATCCTCGACAAGAACACGCCCATCCCCGCGGCGAAGAGCTTCCGGCTGCCGCCGCCGCGCGAACCCGGCAAGCCCATCGAGATCGACATCTACCAGGGCGACTCCGACCACGTCGTGGACGACGAGTTCCTCGGCTCGATCCGGCTCCCCGCCGCGGCCACCGGCCGCCGCATCGACTTCCGGCTGGACGAGGAGTGCCTGCTCAAGGTGAGCTTCGACGATCCGGTGAAGGGGATGACCGAGCTCGAGCTCGCGACGCGCGACACGCCCGAGGCGCTCCGGCGCGCGCTCGCGGAGGACGCGCGCGGGCGGGAGGCCGCTGGCGCCGGGGGGCTCGCCCCGGCCGCGAACGACGACGGCGAGCGACGCGGCGGCCTGTTCGGCTGGCTGAAGCGAGGGTAGGGATGCGGTTCGGATCGCGGGAGTGGATCGACGCGGTGATCGCGGCGCTGAACCGGCAGGCCGACCTCTCGAGCGCGCTCGCCGGGCTCGGCGGGGACGCGGCCTTCGTGGTGGAGGCGGAGCGGCCGGTCTGGCCCGCCGACGTCGCGGCCTACGCGCGGCACGCCCGCGGCCGCGTCGTCGACTGGCGGTTCCTCGACGATCCCGACGACATCCTGGAGCTCGAGCCCGCCTACGTCGTCCGCGCTCCCTACGGTGCGTGGAAGGGCCTCTTCAACGGGGCGGACCCCGTGAAGGCCGCGCTCTCGGGGCGCGTCCGGGTCGAAGGTGATCTCGAGGGGCTCGTCCGCCGGAGCGGCTACCGGTACGTGGTCGACGCCGCGCTCGCGGCGGTGGCGACCGAGTTTCCCTGAGCGCGAGGAGGACACGGAACATGGCGCGGAAGGGCTTCACGGAGCGGCTCCTCTCGACGGGCACGCGCCTCGTCACCCAGGCGGCGGAGGCGGTCATGAAGGACCCGCGCGGCCAGGAGGCGGTGGCGCGGGCCGTCGGCGCGGCGCAGCGCGGCCGCAAGCGGCTCGAGGAGGCGCAGACCCGCCTCATGAAGGCGGCGGGCGTCCCCGGCAGGCAGGACTATCAGGACCTCGCGAAGCAGCTCGCCCGCATCAAGCGCAAGGCGCGCGAGCTCTCGCACCAGCTCGACAAGGCGGGCCGGACGGGCGAGGGACCGGGCGGACCGACGTCGCACTGATCGCGTTGACAGGGGTCGGGACCGACGGCATACTCCGCCGCCTCGAACCACCGGGCGCTTAGCTCAGCGGTAGAGCACAGCCTTCACACGGCTGGGGTCGCAGGTTCGAAACCTGCAGCGCCCACAGGGGGTTAGCGGATTTCCGCTGACCCCTTTTTCCTTTTCATGGTCGCAACCATGGTCACAACGGACCGGCCGGTCTCCCGGTCGGCCCGCCCGCAGTACGCGCGCGTTTCGACGCGCCGCGCGAGCCACCAGATCAACGGGTTGAGCAGGATCGCAGTACCGAGCCCGAGTGCGGCTTTGACCCTCGCACCCACCCCGCTCGCGCAGTGAATGACGTGCTCGTTACTGTCAGTACGAGTTTGCCGCCGCCGATTCACGCCGTGATGCGCGGCTCCGCCTGCTTCCCCGGCGCTCGGGCGGTCCGGCGAGCCCGCCGCTTTCGCGAAGCTCGAGGGGATGCCCTCCGCCCGGACCGGACGCAGACTCTTGGGATCGAGAGTAAGGGGGGCCGCGGTGGCCCGAGATGTCGATCAGCTCTCCGTGGCGACCCTCCGCACCCTCGCCATGGACGCCGTCCAGAAGGCGCGCTCCGGCCACCCGGGCACCCCCATGGCGCTCGCGCCGGTCGCGTACGTCCTGTGGCAGCGCTTCCTGCGCTACGACCCGGAGGATCCGATCTGGCCGGACCGGGACCGCTTCGTGCTGTCGAACGGTCACGCGTCGATGCTGCTCTACTCCCTGCTGCACCTCGCAGGCGTGAGGGCGGTCGATCCGGACTACGAGACGCTGGGCCGGCTGGCCGTCGAGCTCGGGGACATCGAGCGCTTCCGCCAGCTGGACAGCAAGTGCCCCGGCCACCCCGAGTATCGGTGGACGAGCGGCGTCGAGACGACGACCGGTCCGCTCGGGCAAGGCGTGGCGACGAGCGTCGGCCTGGCGATCGGCGCTCGCTGGCTCGCCGCCCGCTACAACCGACCGGACCTCACGCTGTTCGACTACGACGTCTACGCCATGTGCGGAGACGGCGACCTCATGGAGGGAGTCTCCGGCGAGGCGGCGTCGCTCGCGGGGCACCTCCGGCTGCCGAACCTCTGCTGGATCTACGACAACAACCGCATCACCATCGAGGGCCGGACCGAGCTCGCCTTCAGCGAGGACGTGGCGTGCCGGTTCGTCGCGCTCGGCTGGAGCGTGACGCGCGTGGGAGACGCGAACGACCTCGACGCGCTCACGCGCGCGCTCGAGCACTTCCGCGCGACCGGCGACCGGCCGACGCTGGTGGTCGTCGACAGCCACATCGCCTGGGGCGCGCCCGGGAAGCAGGACACCCCCGAGGCGCACGGGGAGCCGCTCGGCGACGACGAGGTCCGCGCCGCGAAGCGCCGCTACGGCTGGCCGGAGGACGCGCAGTTCCTGGTCCCCGACGGCGTGCGCGAGCACTTCCGCGCGGGGATCGGCGCGCGCGGCGCCCGGTTGCGCGAGGCGTGGGAGGAGACGTTCGCGGCGTACCGGGCGAGATATCCCGACCTCGCCGCCGACCTCGAGCGGATGCAGCGGCGCGAGCTGCCCGAAGGGTGGGACCGTGGGCTCCCGTCGTTCGCGCCCGACGCGAAGGGGCTCGCCACGCGCGACGCGTCCGGGAAGACCGCGACGGCGGTCGCCGCGAACGTGCCCTGGCTCCTCGGCGGCGCCGCCGACCTCGCCCCCTCCACGAAGACCCGCCTCGCGCTCGATGGCGCCGGCGACCTCGAGGCGGCCACGCCGGGTGGCAGGAACCTGCACTTCGGGATCCGCGAGCACGCCATGGGGGCAGTGACGAACGGCCTCTCGCTGTCGAAGCTGCGACCGTTCGAGTCGACCTTCCTCGTCTTCAGCGACTACCTGCGCCCGGCCCTCCGGCTCTCCGCCCTGATGGAGCTCCCGGTCATCGCGATCTTCACGCACGACTCCATCGGGCTCGGGGAGGACGGCCCCACCCATCAGCCCGTCGAGCACCTCGCGTCGCTGCGCGCCATCCCGGGGCTCGTCACGATCCGCCCGGCGGACGCGAACGAGGTGGTGGAGGCGTGGCGCGTGGTGATGCAGCGTCGCTACGGCCCGGTGGCCCTCGTGCTCACGCGCCAGGCGTTGCCGATCCTCGACCGCACGCGCTACGCCCCCGCGTCGGGCCTCGCGCGCGGGGGCTACGTCCTCGCCGACGCCGCCGGCGGCCGGCCCGAGCTCCTCCTGCTGGCCACGGGGAGCGAGGTGCACCTCGCCCTCGCAGCGGGGGAGACGCTCGCGGCGCGCGGAGTCCGCGTGCGCGTCGTGAGCCTGCCGTCGTTCGAGCTCTTCGAGCAGCAGCCGCCGGAGTACCGCGCGAGCGTGCTTCCACCCCACGTGAAGGCGCGGGTCGCGGTGGAGCAGGCCTCCACGTTCGGCTGGGATCGCTACGTGGGGAGCGGAGGGGCCGTGGTCGGGATGCGGACGTTCGGCGCCTCCGCGCCGCTCAAGGCGTTGCAGACGCGGTTCGGGTTCACCCCGGACGCGATCGTCTCGACCGCCAGCGCGCTCCTCGGGCGTGAAGGGGGCTAGCGGGATGCGAGTGGCCATCGCCGCGGACCACGCGGGCGTCGCCCTGGCGGCGATGCTGCGCGCCGAGCTGGCGGTCCTGGGGCACGAGGTCGTCGATCTCACCCCCCGCGACCAGGGGCCGGAGGACGACTACCCCGACCACGCGGTGAGTGTCGGCGAGGCGATCCGCTCCGGCCGTGCCGAGCGCGGCGTCCTCGTGTGCGGGAGCGGCGTCGGCGTGGCCATCGCCGCGAACAAGCTGCCGGGGATCTACGCGGGCGCGTGCCACGACACCTACTCGGCGCACCAGGGCGTCGAGCACGACGCGATGAACGTCCTCGCGCTCGGAGCCCGCGTCGTCGGCGAGGCGCTCGCCCGGGAGATCCTCGGGGCCTTCCTCGGCGCGCGCCCCTCCGGCGAGGAGCGGCACCGCCGGCGGATCTCCAAGACGCGCGGGATAGAGGCGCGCGCGCTCCAGGGAGCGCCCGGCACCTCGGGGGAGCCGCGTTGAGCGCGCCGGCGCGCGCTCGGGATCCGCGACGCCGTCGGTCGTTCAGCTCGCGTCCGGCGCGCCCGCGCCTCGCTCACCCAGCAGGGCCTCCACCTCGGCGACCGATCCGAGCTCCACGGCCCTCTGCGCGAGATCCCGTGCGTCGTCGAGCCGGGTCTCGCGGATCGCGCTCTTCACCGCGAGCATCTCGCCCGGCGCGACGCTGAACGAGCGCAGGCCGAGGCCCAGGAGGAGCCGGGTGTGGAGCGGATCGCCCCCCATCTCGCCGCAGATGGTGAGCTCGCGGCCGGCGCTCACCGCGGCGTCCGCGACGGAGCCGATGAGGCGCAGCACGCCGGGATGCAGCGGCTGGTAGTAGGGGGCGATGCTCTCGTCCTCGCGATCGGCCGCGAGCACGTACTGCACGAGGTCGTTCGTCCCGAGGCTGAGGAAGGCGACCTCTCGCGCCAGCGTTCGAGCCATCAGGGCCGCCGAGGGGACCTCGATCATCGCGCCGAGGGGGACGTCGGGGTTGAAGGGCCGGCCCTCGGCGGCGAGCTCGGCCTGCACCTGCCGCAGCACGTCGCGGATCTCCCGCACCTCCTCGAGCCCGCCGACGACCGGGAGCAGGATCGAGGCCGGGTGAACCGCGCTCACGCGGAGGAGGGCGCGCAGCTGCGGCTTCAGCACGTCCGGGTGCCGGAGCAGGAGCCGGACGCCTCTCTGCGCGAGCGACGGGTTGCGGGCGGGCGGCATGGGGAAGTACGGCAGGACCTTGTCGCCGCCGAGGTCGAGCAGGCGGAAGACGACCCTGCGCGGGTGGAAGCGCTCGGCGACGCGCGCGAGGGACTCGTACTGCTCGTCCTCCGTCGGGAACGCGGGGTGGATCGAGAACGCGAACTCGGTCCGGTAGAGACCGATCCCGTCGGCCTCGAAGCGCAGCGCGGACTCGGTGTCCGCGAGCTGGCTCACGTTCGCGTAGAGGGGGACCGTCGTGCCGTCGCGGGTCACCGACGGCAGCTCCACGAGGTGACTCAGCTCCTCCTTGCCGGCGCGAAGCTCCGCCTCCAGCCGATCGTACTCGCCCTCCACCGACGGCTCGGGGTTCACGAAGACCACGCCCGCGAGGCCGTCCACGATCAGCCGATCGCCGGTCCTGATCCGGACCGACGCCTCGGGCACCCCCGCGATGGCCGGGGTCCCCAGGGAGCGCGCCAGGATCGAGCTGTGCGAGAACCGGTGACCCCGCTCCGTCACGAGGCCGCCGACGCGGTCGAGCTCGAGGCGAGCCGTCACGGACGGCAGGAGCTCCTCCGTCACCACGATGGCGCCCGCCGGGATGACGAGGCTCGAGGGCCCGCGGCGCTCGATGAGCGTCGAGAGGACCCGCCGGCCCACGTCGCGGACGTCGGCCGCCCGCTCGCGCAGGTAGGTGTCGGGGACCGCCTCGATGATCCTCAGGTACTCGTCGATGACCTCCGAGAGCGCCGCCTCGACGTTGATGCGCTTCTCGCGCACGCGGCGGAGGACCCGCTCGCGCAGCTCGGGATCCTGGACCGCGAGCGTCTGGGCGCCGAAGATCTCGGCCTGGCTCGGGCCGAGCCGCTCGCCCACGTCCTCCTGGAGCGCCGCGAGCTGGGCGGCGGCCGCGGCCAGCGCCGCGTCGAGGCGCAGCCGCTCGCCCTCGGCCTCCGACGGCTGGATGCTGCGCCGCGGCGCCGCGGAGCGGTAGCCGCAGGCGATGACGAGGGCCGTGCCCCGCGCGACTCCTGGCGACACGCCCGTGCCTCTGAGCATTGGAGCGACCCTCTCGCGCCCGGCCCCATAAGCGCGCGGAGGTCGCGACCGCCATCCGAACAGGCCGTCCCCTGGCGAAGCGCGCGGCGAAGGCCGGCGGCTCGATCGCCGGCGCCTCGCTCGCGCG includes:
- a CDS encoding ISAs1-like element ISAnsp9 family transposase: MRERRVRRVAGLLRARLPELDLEAVPDVRAREGRWSLAEILTGVLLGIVAGARSLAEAEELTDGMSPAARRLASVPRRLPDTTARDALCAVPLDGLRAALHRLVRAAWRRKALTPVDLPVGVVALDGKVTALPTLNHPLIQNQHPDVGLPYGLARTVTCALVSAPGRPCIDAVPIPAETNEAGHFQHVLAGLVETYGALFQVVTYDAGALSEANGAAVVAAGKDYVFALKNDHFTMVKLATELLDPHEIAARREDVLDNATTATREIQILAVDPSHGYGAGKGPEESVWSHARTFLRVTSTVRRSGVVIERDSRLFVSSRAADQLTPDQWLQVVRAHWGVENNNHHTLDTAFAEDERPWIAADANGMLAVLLLRRIAYTLLALFRAVTLRSDDHRAMRWLALLRWVRDALIVLSAEHVENLRLRSLAVATR
- a CDS encoding Hsp70 family protein yields the protein MAAAREKPVLGIDLGTTNACVAHVRSRIPKVVPTDRGNLILPTVVALSDRGDLLVGNVAKDQLVTNPKNTIYGAKRLIGRKWSSRVVQELRNYYSYDIVEGPNGDAAVMLGGEVRTLPEISAMVLAHVRKIAGQFLQKDVDEAVISVPAYYSDAQRQAVREAGKLAGFEVRRIVNEPTAAALAYGFGRALDQKILVYDLGGGTFDVSVLQLQGNVFEVLATGGDTFLGGVDFDNRIIDYVLEDFWRQHKIDLAGSPIAMQRVKKGAEAAKIDLSLIPNVTIDLPFIEEKKGRPLDVRVPLSRQQLDDLCLDLVDRTFEICDQVLAEKRLRPQDIDEIILVGGQSRMPLVQQKIQQHFGKPPRKGVHPDECVALGAAILGDSLGQIDSVTLVDVLSMPIGIATPQSLFRRILDKNTPIPAAKSFRLPPPREPGKPIEIDIYQGDSDHVVDDEFLGSIRLPAAATGRRIDFRLDEECLLKVSFDDPVKGMTELELATRDTPEALRRALAEDARGREAAGAGGLAPAANDDGERRGGLFGWLKRG
- the ptsP gene encoding phosphoenolpyruvate--protein phosphotransferase, whose amino-acid sequence is MLRGTGVSPGVARGTALVIACGYRSAAPRRSIQPSEAEGERLRLDAALAAAAAQLAALQEDVGERLGPSQAEIFGAQTLAVQDPELRERVLRRVREKRINVEAALSEVIDEYLRIIEAVPDTYLRERAADVRDVGRRVLSTLIERRGPSSLVIPAGAIVVTEELLPSVTARLELDRVGGLVTERGHRFSHSSILARSLGTPAIAGVPEASVRIRTGDRLIVDGLAGVVFVNPEPSVEGEYDRLEAELRAGKEELSHLVELPSVTRDGTTVPLYANVSQLADTESALRFEADGIGLYRTEFAFSIHPAFPTEDEQYESLARVAERFHPRRVVFRLLDLGGDKVLPYFPMPPARNPSLAQRGVRLLLRHPDVLKPQLRALLRVSAVHPASILLPVVGGLEEVREIRDVLRQVQAELAAEGRPFNPDVPLGAMIEVPSAALMARTLAREVAFLSLGTNDLVQYVLAADREDESIAPYYQPLHPGVLRLIGSVADAAVSAGRELTICGEMGGDPLHTRLLLGLGLRSFSVAPGEMLAVKSAIRETRLDDARDLAQRAVELGSVAEVEALLGERGAGAPDAS
- a CDS encoding RpiB/LacA/LacB family sugar-phosphate isomerase codes for the protein MRVAIAADHAGVALAAMLRAELAVLGHEVVDLTPRDQGPEDDYPDHAVSVGEAIRSGRAERGVLVCGSGVGVAIAANKLPGIYAGACHDTYSAHQGVEHDAMNVLALGARVVGEALAREILGAFLGARPSGEERHRRRISKTRGIEARALQGAPGTSGEPR
- the tkt gene encoding transketolase, whose protein sequence is MPSARTGRRLLGSRVRGAAVARDVDQLSVATLRTLAMDAVQKARSGHPGTPMALAPVAYVLWQRFLRYDPEDPIWPDRDRFVLSNGHASMLLYSLLHLAGVRAVDPDYETLGRLAVELGDIERFRQLDSKCPGHPEYRWTSGVETTTGPLGQGVATSVGLAIGARWLAARYNRPDLTLFDYDVYAMCGDGDLMEGVSGEAASLAGHLRLPNLCWIYDNNRITIEGRTELAFSEDVACRFVALGWSVTRVGDANDLDALTRALEHFRATGDRPTLVVVDSHIAWGAPGKQDTPEAHGEPLGDDEVRAAKRRYGWPEDAQFLVPDGVREHFRAGIGARGARLREAWEETFAAYRARYPDLAADLERMQRRELPEGWDRGLPSFAPDAKGLATRDASGKTATAVAANVPWLLGGAADLAPSTKTRLALDGAGDLEAATPGGRNLHFGIREHAMGAVTNGLSLSKLRPFESTFLVFSDYLRPALRLSALMELPVIAIFTHDSIGLGEDGPTHQPVEHLASLRAIPGLVTIRPADANEVVEAWRVVMQRRYGPVALVLTRQALPILDRTRYAPASGLARGGYVLADAAGGRPELLLLATGSEVHLALAAGETLAARGVRVRVVSLPSFELFEQQPPEYRASVLPPHVKARVAVEQASTFGWDRYVGSGGAVVGMRTFGASAPLKALQTRFGFTPDAIVSTASALLGREGG
- a CDS encoding ATP-dependent helicase — its product is MSRRYQLKSAAPPARALNYQGLLNDQQIAVVEAGDGPILVVAGAGSGKTRTLTWRVARLLAEGASPESILLLTFTNKAAQEMLRRVGEVCRLDTRQITGGTFHHVAHQLLREHGGELGYRKGYSILDREDSSDVMSAAIADCGLAVGARRFPKADVLIDLVSMAVNTQTPLADVLADRRPQFVPLTDDVLRVARRYAERKHELNAMDFDDLLLNWKILLAEREAVRRAVAGRYRHVLVDEYQDTNRLQGDVVDLVAGEHRNLCVVGDDAQSIYAFRGAHFANILEFEKRYPDARRYDLTVNYRSTPQILGLANASIAANVRQFEKELTSVRPDGTLPAVVPCREVQQQAAFVAQRVLELRDEGIPLPEIAVLYRAHHHAMEIQFELARRGIPFVVRSGVRFFEAAHVKDVLAHLRFVRNPGDELALKRCLKITPGVGTATAEGVWNAFLARRQRGAGTVDELLAPDVASHVPPKGRAGYRKLAELLRALSRKPTAELPGEAIEKVIEGGYEDYLRAEFLNADSRVEDLRQLAEYARGYEDTETFLAEISLLTELTAETVSEGGDPDEKMVLSSVHQAKGLEWRAVFVVWLSDGRFPSAQALKDRDGEEEERRLFYVACTRAKDELYLTYPILAAPRDRERVVMKASRFVEELPGEPELFERWQLDEPGAAAPALGAAPAPSGQLPPRDARVVPALFGAPTPGERPRLGAPGIDARELPPANDDPGDGDDVPF
- a CDS encoding SCP2 sterol-binding domain-containing protein, which translates into the protein MRFGSREWIDAVIAALNRQADLSSALAGLGGDAAFVVEAERPVWPADVAAYARHARGRVVDWRFLDDPDDILELEPAYVVRAPYGAWKGLFNGADPVKAALSGRVRVEGDLEGLVRRSGYRYVVDAALAAVATEFP